The sequence below is a genomic window from Flavobacteriales bacterium.
GGACGTGTATTACCTGCATTTATCGGCCAAGCGTTAAGAGGAGAGGATATGACTGTTTTTGGAGATGGGTCACAAACAAGGTCATTTTGTTATGTAGACGATCTTGTTGAGGGAATAGTTCGATTACTCAATAGCGATTATAAAGAACCCGTTAATATTGGGAATCCTGATGAGATAACAATCAGTCAATTTGCGGAAGAAATAAATCGTTTAACCGGTAAAAACAGACCAGTTGTACACCGAGACTTACCTGTTGATGATCCAATGCAACGTAAACCAGACATTGAATTGGCAAAAGAGATATTGGGCTGGGAGCCAAAAGTTGGTAGAGAACAGGGCTTGAAAAAGACGTACGAATATTTCATCTCTTTATCCAAGGAGGAGCTATATAAAAAGGAGCATAACACGTTTGAAAAGTATAC
It includes:
- a CDS encoding GDP-mannose 4,6-dehydratase; its protein translation is GRVLPAFIGQALRGEDMTVFGDGSQTRSFCYVDDLVEGIVRLLNSDYKEPVNIGNPDEITISQFAEEINRLTGKNRPVVHRDLPVDDPMQRKPDIELAKEILGWEPKVGREQGLKKTYEYFISLSKEELYKKEHNTFEKYTK